The following coding sequences lie in one Phaenicophaeus curvirostris isolate KB17595 chromosome 5, BPBGC_Pcur_1.0, whole genome shotgun sequence genomic window:
- the SERPINA10 gene encoding protein Z-dependent protease inhibitor, with amino-acid sequence MNIGIRLLLLSEICVEISKADIKPKTPKKDRDINFLEGNENVNISEEWHHRNNIPKPFEEEGLEEFTLYNFTEKTANFGFNLYRKIAMTHDNNVIISPLSVSALMTAYMLAAKGETYRQIVKGLNLHALKDRVDHQHLPALFKQLKDNITMNEELLLMQGTLSFIQKDFGLKESFLNLSKQYFDMEFLRVDFQNFTQAKFVINQNINKRTKGKIPELFEELDRHNKLLLVDYIVFKGKWVYPFNSKFTEMESFHINKYRSVQVPMMFKSDKVNSTFDENLRCTVIKLPYKGKAHMLIVIPEKEGDYISLEDHLTTELVESWLGNMKIRKLDISIPKFKLEQKYKMKKLLYALGIKNLFTRTADLSHLTDQGRIAVSQVVQKAVIEVDEEGTEAAAASGSEIIAFTVPPVIKVNRPFLFMIFEETFKTLLFIGRVVDPTEM; translated from the exons ATGAATATAGGAATTCGTCTACTTCTCTTAAGTGAAATATGTGTGGAAATCAGCAAGGCTGACATCAAACCTAAAACtccaaagaaggacagagacattaatttcttggaaggaaatgaaaatgtcaaTATTTCCGAGGAGTGGCATCATCGTAACAATATCCCTAAGCCTTTTGAAGAGGAAGGTCTTGAAGAGTTCACTCTTTacaatttcacagaaaagactGCAAATTTTGGATTTAACCTCTACAGAAAAATTGCAATGACACATGATAACAATGTAATCATCTCTCCCCTTTCTGTATCAGCTCTCATGACTGCATATATGCTGGCAGCCAAAGGGGAAACATACAGACAAATAGTAAAAGGTCTAAACCTCCATGCTTTGAAGGACAGAGTGGATCACCAACATTTACCAGCTTTGTTTAAACAACTCAAAGATAACATCACTATGAATGAAGAACTTCTCCTTATGCAAGGAACTCTTTCTTTTATCCAGAAGGACTTCGGACTCAAGGAGTCTTTCCTCAATTTATCTAAGCAGTACTTTGATATGGAATTCCTGAGAGTGGACTTTCAAAACTTCACACAGGCAAAATTTGtcataaatcaaaatattaacaaaaggACCAAGGGAAAAATCCCAGAGCTTTTTGAAGAGCTTGACCGCCATAATAAACTGCTACTTGTGGACTACATTGTCTTTAAAG GCAAGTGGGTCTACCCATTTAATTCCAAATTCACAGAAATGGAGAGTTTCCACATAAACAAGTACAGAAGCGTTCAGGTACCCATGATGTTCAAGTCAGATAAAGTTAATTCAACTTTTGATGAGAACTTAAGATGCACTGTGATAAAGCTGCCCTACAAAGGGAAAGCCCACATGCTGATTGTCATCCCAGAAAAGGAGGGAGATTACATTTCACTTGAAGACCATCTGACTACAGAGCTTGTGGAATCCTGGCTTGGAAACATGAAGATCAG gaAACTGGATATTTCAATTCCAAAGTTCAAACtagaacagaaatacaaaatgaagaaattgcTTTATGCTCTTGGaattaaaaatctctttacaCGTACAGCGGATCTCAGCCATCTAACAGATCAAGGACGTATTGCAGTTTCACAG GTTGTCCAAAAGGCAGTAATTGAAGTGGATGAAGAAGGAACTGAGGCCGCAGCAGCTAGTGGATCAGAAATAATTGCATTCACAGTGCCTCCTGTCATCAAAGTGAATAGACCATTCCTTTTTATGATTTTTgaagaaacttttaaaacattacTGTTCATTGGCAGAGTGGTTGATCCAACAGAAATGTGA